A window of Mucilaginibacter sp. PAMC 26640 contains these coding sequences:
- a CDS encoding thioesterase has product MAEKLTDYKYKTDIAIRFSDIDSVGHVNNAIYLTYFEVARINYFREVADWHNKGIGFIVGRSEINYLKPVTIDDQIVCYVRVIRIGNSSFDIMHVLVKLTDKGEEICTTCKTVCISYDYAASKSIPIPKEGRQKMIDYDEPRLILNTN; this is encoded by the coding sequence ATGGCTGAAAAATTAACAGATTACAAATATAAAACCGACATAGCCATCCGTTTTTCGGATATTGATAGCGTAGGACATGTAAACAATGCCATATATCTCACCTATTTCGAAGTTGCCCGAATCAATTATTTTAGGGAAGTAGCTGATTGGCATAACAAGGGTATAGGTTTTATTGTAGGGAGATCAGAGATCAACTATCTGAAGCCTGTAACTATCGATGATCAAATTGTTTGCTACGTACGCGTCATTCGCATAGGTAACAGCAGCTTTGATATTATGCATGTGCTAGTCAAATTGACTGATAAGGGTGAAGAGATTTGCACCACCTGCAAAACAGTTTGTATCAGTTATGATTATGCCGCATCCAAATCAATTCCTATACCTAAAGAAGGCCGGCAAAAAATGATCGATTACGATGAGCCGAGGTTGATTTTGAACACTAATTAA
- a CDS encoding NAD(P)-dependent oxidoreductase has translation MNDNHKITRRQVVAGLGATFAAAAVSPVLAASSAATVSNGAVKIDDPVGKYPKPPFRSQPQPWPGLQSKMDPVPDCGETSYKGSGRLAGRKALITGGDSGIGRAAAIAYAREGADVAINYYPTEEQDAQEVIALIRKEGRKAIAIPGDLRGEDFCKQLVQKTIAGLGGLDIIVNNAGRQQSTNSIIDVTTEEFDATMKTNIYAPFWIIREALPHLPAGSAIIGTTSEQAYDPSPDLYAYAQTKAATMNYVKSLAKQLGPKGIRVNGVAPGPVWTALQISGGAQPEKQQMFGSWTMFGRPGQPGELASIFVQLAAADASFATGQVYGASGGVGQP, from the coding sequence ATGAATGATAATCATAAAATTACCCGGCGCCAGGTGGTAGCCGGTTTAGGCGCCACGTTCGCAGCTGCAGCCGTTTCCCCTGTACTGGCTGCATCAAGTGCCGCAACTGTCAGCAACGGTGCTGTCAAAATTGACGATCCTGTAGGTAAATATCCTAAACCTCCATTTAGAAGTCAACCCCAGCCGTGGCCGGGTTTACAAAGCAAAATGGATCCTGTGCCTGATTGCGGTGAAACAAGCTACAAAGGCTCGGGACGTTTAGCAGGTCGCAAGGCCCTTATAACTGGCGGAGATTCTGGCATAGGTCGCGCAGCGGCTATAGCATATGCACGTGAAGGTGCTGATGTTGCCATCAATTACTATCCTACAGAAGAGCAAGACGCACAAGAAGTGATCGCTCTGATCAGGAAAGAAGGGCGTAAAGCTATCGCAATTCCCGGTGATTTGCGCGGTGAAGATTTTTGTAAACAATTAGTACAAAAAACGATTGCCGGCCTCGGTGGCTTAGATATTATTGTTAACAACGCCGGCAGGCAGCAATCAACAAACTCTATAATCGATGTTACGACAGAAGAGTTTGATGCTACGATGAAAACCAATATTTATGCGCCATTTTGGATCATCCGCGAAGCATTGCCACATCTGCCTGCAGGATCGGCCATTATTGGTACCACGTCTGAGCAAGCTTACGATCCGTCGCCGGATCTGTACGCTTACGCGCAAACTAAGGCAGCCACTATGAATTACGTTAAATCTTTGGCTAAACAATTGGGTCCAAAGGGCATTAGAGTGAACGGTGTAGCTCCCGGACCTGTATGGACGGCTTTACAGATCAGTGGCGGTGCACAGCCCGAGAAACAACAAATGTTTGGTAGCTGGACAATGTTCGGCAGGCCAGGTCAGCCAGGGGAATTGGCTTCCATATTTGTTCAATTAGCAGCAGCTGATGCCAGCTTTGCTACCGGCCAGGTGTATGGTGCTTCAGGCGGTGTTGGACAGCCATAA
- a CDS encoding heat-shock protein, giving the protein MTLVKFNNGLKSNANPFFNDVFDSILNDSFIGDRLVARVPAVNIAENDNEFHIELAIPGLKKEDFKIALDKDVLSVSAEKKAENNQETKKYSKREYSYNSFVRSFTLPDSADYAKIEADYTDGILTLIVAKREEAKYQSREIAVK; this is encoded by the coding sequence ATGACATTAGTAAAATTCAACAACGGACTAAAAAGCAATGCTAACCCGTTCTTTAATGATGTGTTCGACTCTATATTAAACGATTCATTTATTGGCGACAGATTAGTTGCCCGCGTGCCTGCGGTAAATATCGCAGAGAACGATAATGAATTCCATATAGAATTAGCCATCCCCGGACTTAAAAAAGAAGATTTTAAGATCGCGTTAGATAAGGATGTTTTGAGTGTATCTGCCGAAAAAAAGGCAGAAAATAACCAGGAAACAAAAAAATATAGCAAACGCGAATACAGCTACAATTCTTTTGTGCGCTCGTTCACGTTGCCTGATAGCGCCGACTATGCAAAAATTGAGGCCGACTACACAGACGGGATACTTACCTTAATTGTTGCTAAAAGAGAAGAAGCTAAATATCAATCAAGAGAAATAGCGGTGAAGTAA